The DNA window ACTTCCAAAAATTATTCCTTTGTGCAATTTCGAACTATTACTGCTCACAAAAATATGTActacaaatatataaatatacgatatatataataaaatgaaaacagcGCAAATATGCGCAAATgtataaaacaaaaagtatttattttacttactaaaaatactaaaaagtTACTAAAACTACTTTACTAGTTACTTTACTAAAAATTACTGTGTGAGAAACAACGAAAGGGGAACGCTCACCTTCGCAAGCGATCTGCGGAAGTTGTCACAGGTCTCTTCATTTCCAAAACTAAAACTTTGAGCAATCGTCGTCGCCTCCATAATgtaattctgaaaagaaaaatgccgTGGAAATAGCGaaaatctgaattttttccctATGGAGCTCACTGCAGAAATTacgagtttctttttctccagtttcaGAGAATTCCTGTCATTCTGTGAGTGCAGCTGCACTTGTCCGCTATGTTCGCGTGAACAGTTCTATGCGCAGAATGAAGTCAAGAGGAAACATAATACAATTGTTCGTgcatgaaatatgaaattgtAGATTCGATTGTAGAATTTCACTACTGGAGTTTCAGTGCATAGTTTATAACAATGTCTAAATCTCCAGCTGTCATTACAACTCTAAGATTGAAGTAAAGTGCTGATAGCGAGGCACAATCTTCAATATTGGTGTGAGCGCTCAAGGTTTTTCTAGATATAAAACGTTTTCTATCAAAGCGTTCTTAGAGCATAGCCGTTTCGTTAAATGCGTTTacacatatttcaaaaattacccTAATAGCgcaattggaaagaaaaatgtggaaagaaGAACTATAGTATGTGGAATTTTAAATATGCTACATCAGTAAAAATTGGGGAAGAAGTCGTCATAAAAGACATCGGCTAGGGAGGAATCTTAATCATagtttatcagttttttttttagttttgtaagaaaaagatactctacctttaaaaattttctagaaaaaatattttgaaagagaTTGCGATAAGTTGGTGTTTGTTAATGCGCCGAACATAAACTTTCAATCCATCTGTATAATCGAAAGCCTAATCTTTCTTACTGTTGTGGAGAATTGGTGGCGAAAATGCTGACAAAGGTTTGTAGGCTTTCTTTAACACATCACTGAAAGTAACCTCCCCTATCAGGAGTTTCGCATACGCCCACACAGGTCTTCACAGTGGCTGAGCGGCTCGTCTGTCAAGATGTTGCTGGTTCGGTTCCCAACGTTGAAaagttttgtaattttgtggAATCTATTTGTGACACGCATACAAACACACGCAGGTTCTATGCGCGTCATTACATACCATGATACTAAGTTATAAACGTCAAAACTAATACAAACATCGCTTCCACATTCCCTTCGCTATGACTCATTGCAACGCCTCTCCAACCTCTCTGGATCCGATACTTCTAAGAGCCGATATTCTTCAGAGTAATAACAAAAGATTAATCAAATTTTCCCTTTGTGTAAgcgaaatgaaagaaagcgTGCATTAAAACTTGAAAACAACagctaaataaataaggacTGTTGCAATTGCAGCCACTTTCAATTCAAGATTTCAGTAAGTGCTGCAATAACAACATTAACATGAGAAGAGCAGCACCTGCTCCTGTTGCTGTTCATCTTCAGTCATTGCTCTTCGACATATCAACATGGCATCCCGAGAACACGTTTGTTCAcacatctgaaaagaaaacattatcACATCCGCTAACAGAATTTGTTGAGACGAAACCAAACTTTCTACGAATGCTCGTCTCGTTTCCACGAGCATTGTATTTCCTGATGATTTATGCGTTAGCGTGTCCCAAATGAAATGagctattccagaaaaaagccaAGATCCAAATTTAGTGTGGAAAGAATAGAACGGACAATAGTTCTGTTCAAAACACTTTTAACGGAGCAAATCCTAAAATAAAGTAGTTTCTAAACTCTGTGTGCGATGCGATTTCCACAACTTTTGAAAACCTAGCGCTTGAGAAAGTTTCTTTAGAAACAAGTTTATTTTGGGCTTTGCTCTGTCAAAAAGGTGTTTTGAACAGAACTATTGTTTTCTGGATAGCTAGAACTAAAATATTGTTTCAAACTTGTACCAGGCTGGTCAAACTGAAGTAAATTTTATGATAAATCAAAACATTGTAGAGAGAgcacaaaaataatgaaaataggAAGAGTGAAGCGAATGTTGCTCAAGCAATCAAGCATCAAAGCAACTGAAAGTCTGACGTGTCTATTTATAACTTGTATTTTCAACGCACAATGACCTCAAAGGAGTTCGACACCTTTTTTCTGAGTGACCACTTTACATGAGCAGCTGTGTTATATCTGAATGAAATAAGGAATGCAAACCACTCACTTGCCTACCATATCCTTTGTAtgcaagaaaaatatgtagtgGAAGTTTTTTGCCGAACACCATATGGTACTGCACCGACGCAATCTGGAAACATGAACACATATAAGGAAAGAAAGCATGTGATTGCATCGTTGTGTAATCGGTggcgaatgtgttcaaccggatgAACGCGACACGTCTGACGCAACACACACCAACATCCTCAGTTTCGGCCTCTACCCTCAGCCTTTAACCGAAGACGCATCGCACCCACCGGATTGAGCACATCCGAACACGATTTGAAGTATTATATGTTGCAATGCTGTCAATCTTAGTTgactaaaaattttttcagaatatcTCTAGGAAAATGTATGGAAAAATCGTTGACTTACAGCTGCAGCAACGTGTTCCGAACATCCGGGATAGTGAAAACAGAGAGAAAATCTCCGCACGTCGTGACATAGCAGTAAATTTGTTGGATCTGAATGTGGTGTTAATGTTTTGTTCAAGAAAACATGGTGAAGAATTATGCGTAGTAATTCTTCACTATGCTGTTGATTACCCGCTTTCCGCTTATCCAACACTGTAATGTTACCGGAATGGTGGACCGATTGGGCTCGTCGACCTCGAATTGGTGGATGAATGGCTGCCTGGAAAATCGAGAATGGTGAGGGAAGGAAACGAATtcgaatacaaaataaaaaagaacaaaagaagaaaaagagacttAAAACAGTAATGGAAAAAAGGCTGTTACCAAACCAATGAACGTTTTAAGAActataataaaacaatttgaaaGAGAAACCACTTTTGTAACAGTAAATTCTATTGCGGTTAATATCTAGCAAATAGGCCGCTGACTCCAGGAAGATACAGTGATCGCGGGATTTTTAGTGCTTTAAATGTCTTCGTGCTACCATTGTCGATGTGCAGATCGATGTGCAAAACATGACCACGAGCTTGTTTCCGTTTTGCAAATAGACGTGATTTCTGAAAAGTATCCGGCAAAAGCGTTTCGTCCCATTCCCGAAGTTCCGGAAaagtgcttcttttttcatttttttaaagaaatgataCGCATGACCACTTACCCATCCAGACTGGCAAGTGAATTTAGGATATCTGGATTTCTCACTTCACACATCATGGATTCCCTTCAGAtgagaagaataagaagaagtgTGGGGACCCTCGCTACGCGTACAGTGAAAGGAACCCCACCAATAACTTTGCAAATCTCCGATAACTTTATTTAAAGTAGTGTTATCGGAATATGGAGTTTACTGAGGTAGTAGGAGTTGAAACAACGGAAATTATCAGATCAATGAATACGTCAGGATGCATAGAAGCTGCCACAAGGCTTCTAAACATTGGGGCTTCAAGCTTCACCTTTTCCTATAAagagttaaagaaaaaaatcatggagGAATGCAAATTTGGTATTTGCGATTTTCCTTAATCTTGAGGGAAAATCAGTAGTTTTGAAAAGCAGACTGAGATGAGTGTTTTGAGGTAATGTAAATTTATTGAATTCATAATGagacatcaattttttttctgaataaagaACCATAATTAGTAAATTAGCACATATATAAACGTTGCTTACGTACAGACACTTGCGAATGTCACATTAACACGCCACAAGAACTTTTTTTATGTTGATCTCTATCTGTAGACGTCACATTTCAGTGGATTTCAGCCAAGCCTCTGAGAAATATCCTTCGAACCCACCCAATCGCTGAACGAACTGACCAGAAAAGCCTCCCGAAAGCAATTCTCGAGGTCTAACTCGTAGCAATGAGCGATATCCGTCTGTGAATTGAAAAGGAAAGCGCATCCAGCCCGCAAAATAACGAAGAAGGCAGTGAGTGAAATCATCACCACATAGTAACTGAAATTAGTTTTAAACGCAAGTGTGGAAGAACTGACgaacaatgagaaaaattcatcGATCTACTTCAGTATTCAGTAGTTGTGCACAGTTgcaaaaaatctacaaaacatTTGCAAAGCTGCCAAGCGCATAAGGAAGAGGAACAAATGGGGCATAGAAACGATGAAAAGAGATTGAAAaatcgtaatctacaatcgtCAGAATGAAGAGGAACTCTAGGGAAAATTACGAAAGAAATGCTGCAAACGGAGGAAGGTTGCAAAGTAGCGGAAATCCTGCAAATCCTCTAAACATCCTGAAACTTCAATGTTGTTGAATtagaagctaaaaaaaactagattgATAATGGGATAAAAAACATGTGAGTGCTACAGGCAGCGCTCACATGGCAGAGATCCTTGAGATCTTTTCCTGGCAGAGATCGAGCAGTTCATCAAACTTTTCAATCTTACATATCAAATAGCAAAATCCAGAGaagtaacaaataaaaactagaGAACGATAAAATCACGGACATTCAGGCAAGCAAACAATCTTTCGTAGATGAGAAACGGCTCCCAtggtgtttttgaaaataactaGGAGAAAGCTTACAGAGTTTGAGAAGTTCTTGGAAAGGAACActgggaaagaagaagggGTGGTGGCATTCCCTCAAAGCACTCTGTACTAtgtacgtctttttttttcgaagtagtACCCTTTGTTAGGAGTTAATTTAGAAAGAGAACCTACATAGCAACAGCAAATGAAAGCATGCAGAGCTCCAGATGGTTTATCTTGCAAGTGTTTCCGTTATAAAGCGAATAACTCAGAAGTGGGTTGTAGAATATGAAGAGCTCGTGTTCTTTGCTTCCCCTGGGATGCACGAACTCGTTCGTGTTCCACTCAGATCTGTCTGAGCTTCACGAACCATAGAGGATGGCCCATGCACTGGCTTGCGGTTGCGAGCGAACGTACCGAGTCAGCATTTTATCTTCCgtgacaagtctggtatcaatttatcgatcgcCGAAAGGTGATGTTTTTGCAGATTTGGGCCGGTTTCGAATCACGGACCATGCAGACGGCGCGGAAACTGGTTACCATTGAGCGATAGAGATAcatatataattttttaaatttatttatcttaaCTTGTAAACGACAAGTGTTCTATGAGTAGACTAATCTGTATTTCAGTTGAAATGGTACAAATACAACTAAATAATCACCAAAATACTCGTATTTAGGAACAAACaggtataaaaaaagaaattcaatcaGAGGAAGCACGATCCAAACAGATGCTTACCATTTTCCTACTTATTCCTCAATTGCAGGTCACAAAGAGTGTTTGAAAGACAGGACATACGCAAAAAcagagtttaaaaaataattaagtgttaataatataataaaaaattacgaaGAGTGAGCCAGGTTATGTAGGATTTCGTGAAATTCACCTCTTAGCCGTTGTTCCCAGTTGCTTTATAGAAAAAGTGAACATCGAAAAAAGTGAGGCTAATCTGAGAATCACCACAAGCAATCGCTATATTTTGATCATTAAGAAAGATTCTTTTGAGTGATTGAtctgatgcaaaaaaaaaaataattgtgacttttttttcgcaaaactCGGATCGGAGTGGAGTGAACATTCTGCTGAGGCATCATTGTATTGTGTGAGTATTCACAACCACGTAGAACAAACCGAAAACACCGCTGAACGCCTTGCATAAGCGATTAACAGGTTGTCAGGCAAACAGCTTGCCAGCTCGCCAACAACGTGCCACCAACATCCATCCACACACAAGCACGGCCTTCTCACCAGCATTGTGCCAGATCACATAGTCTTTTCGGATTATCTCTTCTGGACTCGAAAACATAGGAATAgaacaagagaagaaaatattatcGAGGGAACAGCTTCCGGGACCACTGCTATTAATAGGAACGGAACTGCGATgtatgaacaaataaacaatagggATTTAGGATAGCGGCAAGAACACGTAAGAAATTGACAATACCCAGAAATGTTGGTTGTCGACAGTTATGGTGTCGGTATTTGAGGTCCTACTGGAATATCGtcgcaatttttttaataaacaCTTTAACTTATCATAATTGGAGTGGAAGGagcaaaagaaactg is part of the Necator americanus strain Aroian chromosome V, whole genome shotgun sequence genome and encodes:
- a CDS encoding hypothetical protein (NECATOR_CHRV.G18806.T1): MISLTAFFVILRAGCAFLFNSQTDIAHCYELDLENCFREAFLVSSFSDWAAIHPPIRGRRAQSVHHSGNITVLDKRKADPTNLLLCHDVRRFSLCFHYPGCSEHVAAAIASVQYHMVFGKKLPLHIFLAYKGYGRQMCEQTCSRDAMLICRRAMTEDEQQQEQNYIMEATTIAQSFSFGNEETCDNFRRSLAKLVRFRNEFCGDLSRCTCAEARWEAPTIRCSFDCDRMWREDAFQVDSAHHVGYFAMVLLLRITMG
- a CDS encoding hypothetical protein (NECATOR_CHRV.G18806.T2) → MISLTAFFVILRAGCAFLFNSQTDIAHCYELDLENCFREAFLAAIHPPIRGRRAQSVHHSGNITVLDKRKADPTNLLLCHDVRRFSLCFHYPGCSEHVAAAIASVQYHMVFGKKLPLHIFLAYKGYGRQMCEQTCSRDAMLICRRAMTEDEQQQEQNYIMEATTIAQSFSFGNEETCDNFRRSLAKLVRFRNEFCGDLSRCTCAEARWEAPTIRCSFDCDRMWREDAFQVDSAHHVGYFAMVLLLRITMG